One window of the Runella slithyformis DSM 19594 genome contains the following:
- a CDS encoding RNA polymerase sigma factor, with the protein MACISEYTLRKVIQGDQTAFTELYNYYKTPAIKFCVSLVKDEEEAENMLHEVFIKIWEKRDHINPALNFNSYLFTCLRNLAFDHFKKMEKSHFIRQQYMERIEGRDDEEIETEEAKLRRLRTAIDSLSEKRKIILKLNVEEGKSYQEIAELMRISKNTVKNQLVKAKQFLRERVDIAAAL; encoded by the coding sequence ATGGCCTGTATCAGCGAATATACCCTGCGTAAAGTAATACAAGGTGATCAGACTGCCTTCACGGAGTTGTATAACTACTATAAAACACCTGCCATCAAGTTTTGCGTTTCGCTTGTAAAGGATGAAGAGGAAGCGGAAAACATGTTACATGAAGTGTTTATTAAGATATGGGAGAAAAGAGACCATATCAACCCTGCGCTCAACTTCAATTCGTATTTATTTACCTGCCTGCGTAATCTGGCCTTTGATCATTTTAAAAAGATGGAAAAGAGTCACTTTATCCGGCAGCAGTACATGGAACGAATAGAGGGCCGGGACGACGAAGAAATCGAAACCGAAGAGGCAAAGCTCAGGCGGCTTCGTACGGCGATCGATTCTTTGTCGGAAAAGCGGAAAATCATTTTGAAGCTTAATGTGGAAGAAGGCAAATCCTATCAGGAGATTGCGGAATTGATGCGCATCTCGAAAAACACCGTCAAGAATCAATTGGTCAAAGCCAAGCAGTTTCTGCGCGAAAGGGTAGACATAGCCGCTGCATTATAG
- a CDS encoding helix-turn-helix domain-containing protein, with translation MSIIVNLDVMMAKRKMSLNELSEKVDLTLSNLSILKTGKAKAIRFTTLEAICKALDCQPGDILEYKESPTD, from the coding sequence ATGTCAATCATTGTAAATTTAGATGTAATGATGGCAAAGCGTAAAATGTCACTTAATGAGCTGTCAGAAAAAGTTGATTTAACGTTGTCCAACCTTTCTATTTTAAAAACGGGAAAAGCAAAAGCCATCAGATTTACCACCCTGGAAGCTATTTGTAAAGCATTGGACTGCCAGCCCGGTGACATTCTGGAATACAAAGAAAGTCCAACAGATTAA
- a CDS encoding DUF2975 domain-containing protein produces MLQRNNIVFKGLHIVAWVIFVGLCIEAGGLTVNFIFSLYKPEFVQNLYQKLDLSQMYSRSKWAFFSMYSFILIISMLKAYLFYEVILLISKLDLAKPFNSYVANRITKISYYTLSIGIISYLARQTAKNLLHREYEIAPLNPFWADSQAYILMAAVIYVIATIFSKGVEIQNENDLTV; encoded by the coding sequence ATGTTACAAAGAAACAACATCGTATTTAAGGGCCTGCACATTGTTGCCTGGGTCATCTTCGTTGGCTTGTGCATTGAAGCCGGAGGTTTGACAGTCAATTTTATTTTCAGCCTCTACAAGCCTGAATTTGTCCAAAACCTGTATCAGAAGTTGGACTTAAGCCAAATGTATAGTCGCAGCAAATGGGCGTTTTTCAGCATGTATAGCTTTATCCTGATCATCTCGATGTTGAAAGCATACCTGTTCTATGAAGTCATTTTGCTCATCAGCAAACTTGATTTAGCCAAACCCTTCAACAGCTATGTTGCCAACCGGATCACAAAAATCAGTTATTACACATTATCCATTGGAATCATAAGTTACTTAGCTCGCCAAACAGCTAAAAACTTACTGCATCGCGAATATGAAATCGCCCCCCTAAATCCGTTTTGGGCAGACAGTCAGGCATATATACTTATGGCGGCTGTTATCTATGTCATTGCGACTATTTTTTCAAAAGGTGTTGAAATCCAAAACGAAAACGATCTAACCGTTTAA
- a CDS encoding DUF1648 domain-containing protein → MVKKRQRINVKAMEERPKIKLELTTADKIFEIIGWLLTISLWGLTITNYANLPDTIPTHYNGAGQADGFGGRATILTLPLIATVLFVGMTILNKFHHIFNYPTNITQDNALRQYTNATRMIRYLKLIIVVIFGLIAFKTIQNANGQANELGIWFLPMTLGLIFIPLIYFVVKSLKATK, encoded by the coding sequence ATGGTAAAAAAACGACAACGAATAAATGTAAAGGCAATGGAAGAAAGACCAAAAATAAAATTAGAACTTACCACAGCCGACAAAATATTTGAAATTATTGGTTGGCTTTTAACTATTTCGCTTTGGGGTTTGACAATTACAAACTATGCAAACTTACCTGACACTATTCCGACACATTATAATGGAGCAGGACAAGCGGATGGATTTGGCGGAAGGGCGACTATTTTAACTTTGCCACTAATAGCAACAGTTCTATTTGTTGGGATGACAATTCTAAATAAGTTTCATCACATTTTTAATTATCCGACCAACATAACGCAAGACAACGCATTGAGACAATATACAAATGCAACAAGAATGATTAGATATTTGAAACTCATTATTGTTGTCATTTTCGGACTAATTGCATTTAAGACAATTCAAAACGCAAACGGACAAGCGAACGAACTTGGAATTTGGTTTTTACCAATGACATTAGGACTAATTTTTATTCCTTTGATATATTTCGTGGTAAAATCACTTAAAGCGACAAAATAA
- a CDS encoding SusC/RagA family TonB-linked outer membrane protein, translated as MNYNSTMWRRLMRLLMTTLVVGGSFAATWAQIRTVTGKITSKEDGSGMPGVNIVLKGSQKGSSSNGTGNYSMEVTGNNPVLVFSFVGYSPVEVPVGTRSVIDVSMEPGIETLQEVVVTALGISREKRSLAFSVGELKSEDIVKAGNPNLMKSLDGKVSGVNLTNISSDPTSSVLVNIRGTSAMPTLSNANVSLKGQPLYVINGIPVGTQSFTNKDGVDFGNILSQLNPEDIASVTILKGGSAGALYGAEGGNGVVMITTKSGAGLKKGIGVSFTTSATADKAYQFFPEQTGYGQGERAYEWQYDNTDTWGPKLDGKFSADYWDVAAKQWKNGPMLSANEDRVRAYLRTGNTMTNTVSVTGNYDKGSFRFSVSDMNNKGVMPNTKTDQKSFSLNSTYNLTKDVRVSVSGSYIKTFSPNKANTTGSNSVLNDLLFNIPANLQPLDQMRDYWMPGFAGIRQNGAIMKDNGIDVAQNNPWWLTYEKIHKFARDNYFGKVQLDWQLTKPLSFMLRTGMQNVREDYELRQSWGAKGDAFGQFVSGNSSNIEANTDAILTYNNNFGRWSVTVAGGGNYRYTNAGSMEIVGGDLSSPALFTLGNIKAGTLTANGNPYLVGKSESLYGTANVGYNNQVFLEVTGRNDWKGAYAQEKISYFYPSASLSWVLSETVKLPSVFNLVKARLNYADVGNGLVRRRSIDTYSYDASPWGAINTVSLNASIVDPNLKAQHSVSKEIGTDIWMLNNRIKFDFTYFVKDQKDQIDNIPLVQGTGYTGLLTNIGDVRNKGFEWGLNFTPIKTKDLTWDVSASFTHYKATITRLSDKFAPAGYVFASYDGKTKVKIAEGEVIGSIYEENPVLRVKTGKYAGMPLLDGDEGKIQKSGDERDRGKLGNFNPDFILGLNTTLKYKQFTLGLVGSLRKGGKYVSVNQQYAESNGRAVTTLGSGPNNPYWVGGRDAENGGLVWPAEGASEYKAINNNNDDKRSNFQDASYVKGVFLNPNYTGDPAKATDADYIVNGADPKNTFYDFPYNGYGDIIWNFSATRTYDATNFKMREITLAYTLPRALTTKYNLSNVTFALIGRNVFQWNASGRNEDPESAFSGVGTNQGILRATLPSIRSYGFKLSLDF; from the coding sequence ATGAACTACAACTCTACTATGTGGCGCAGACTGATGCGCTTACTGATGACGACTCTGGTTGTGGGAGGAAGTTTCGCCGCAACTTGGGCCCAGATCCGTACCGTAACGGGCAAAATTACCTCCAAAGAAGACGGCTCCGGTATGCCGGGCGTCAACATCGTTTTGAAAGGAAGCCAAAAGGGGTCAAGCAGCAACGGCACGGGAAACTATTCCATGGAAGTGACCGGCAACAATCCGGTATTGGTTTTTTCATTTGTAGGCTACAGCCCGGTAGAAGTGCCTGTCGGTACGCGCAGCGTGATAGATGTAAGCATGGAGCCCGGCATCGAAACCCTGCAGGAAGTGGTGGTGACGGCCTTGGGGATCAGCCGCGAAAAACGCTCACTGGCGTTTTCGGTAGGAGAATTAAAATCAGAGGATATCGTGAAAGCGGGCAACCCCAACTTAATGAAATCGTTGGATGGAAAAGTGAGCGGGGTCAACCTGACCAACATCAGCAGTGACCCTACCTCTTCGGTATTGGTCAATATTCGCGGTACATCGGCCATGCCGACCTTAAGCAATGCCAACGTTTCGCTGAAAGGGCAGCCGCTGTACGTCATCAACGGCATTCCGGTCGGAACGCAGTCGTTTACCAACAAAGACGGGGTTGATTTCGGCAATATCCTTTCGCAGCTCAACCCGGAAGATATTGCCTCGGTCACGATTCTCAAAGGCGGCAGCGCAGGAGCGCTGTACGGTGCGGAAGGCGGAAACGGAGTGGTCATGATCACTACCAAATCGGGGGCCGGGCTTAAAAAAGGCATTGGCGTAAGCTTTACCACGTCGGCGACTGCCGATAAGGCCTATCAATTCTTTCCGGAACAAACGGGCTACGGACAGGGAGAAAGAGCCTATGAGTGGCAATATGATAACACGGATACCTGGGGCCCTAAACTGGACGGTAAGTTTTCGGCAGACTATTGGGACGTTGCGGCCAAACAGTGGAAAAACGGCCCGATGCTATCGGCCAATGAAGACCGTGTAAGGGCTTACCTGCGAACCGGGAATACCATGACCAATACCGTCAGCGTAACGGGGAACTATGACAAAGGCTCTTTCCGCTTCTCAGTATCTGATATGAACAATAAGGGCGTGATGCCCAATACCAAGACCGACCAGAAATCGTTCAGCCTCAACAGTACGTATAACCTGACCAAAGACGTACGTGTATCGGTGAGCGGGAGCTATATTAAAACATTCTCGCCCAATAAGGCAAACACTACCGGCTCAAACAGCGTCCTGAATGATCTGCTGTTTAACATTCCGGCCAACCTCCAGCCACTCGACCAAATGAGAGATTACTGGATGCCGGGTTTTGCGGGAATCCGCCAAAACGGTGCCATCATGAAAGACAATGGCATTGATGTAGCACAAAATAACCCCTGGTGGCTGACGTATGAAAAGATCCACAAATTTGCGCGGGATAATTATTTCGGCAAAGTGCAGTTGGATTGGCAATTGACCAAGCCTCTTTCATTCATGCTTCGTACGGGGATGCAGAATGTGAGAGAAGACTATGAACTCAGACAATCATGGGGTGCCAAAGGAGACGCCTTCGGTCAGTTTGTGTCCGGCAACAGCAGCAATATTGAAGCCAACACCGATGCGATCCTGACCTACAATAACAACTTCGGCAGATGGTCGGTAACGGTAGCCGGGGGCGGAAACTATCGCTATACCAATGCCGGTTCGATGGAAATCGTCGGCGGTGATCTGAGCTCCCCTGCGCTGTTTACGCTCGGCAATATCAAAGCCGGGACCCTGACCGCCAACGGAAATCCGTATTTGGTAGGGAAGTCGGAAAGCTTATACGGAACCGCCAATGTCGGTTATAACAACCAGGTATTTCTGGAAGTGACCGGCCGTAACGACTGGAAAGGAGCCTATGCGCAGGAAAAAATCAGTTATTTCTATCCTTCCGCTTCGTTGAGTTGGGTACTTTCCGAAACGGTAAAGCTGCCTTCTGTCTTTAATCTGGTCAAAGCCCGCCTGAACTACGCTGATGTAGGCAACGGACTCGTTCGCAGAAGGTCCATCGACACGTACAGCTACGATGCCAGCCCTTGGGGCGCTATCAATACGGTCAGCTTAAATGCGTCCATTGTTGACCCTAATCTGAAGGCGCAGCACTCGGTTTCGAAAGAGATCGGTACGGATATCTGGATGCTCAACAATCGCATCAAATTTGATTTTACGTACTTCGTAAAGGACCAAAAAGATCAGATCGACAATATTCCGCTGGTGCAGGGCACAGGATACACCGGATTATTGACCAACATCGGTGACGTACGCAACAAAGGCTTCGAATGGGGATTGAACTTTACGCCCATTAAAACCAAAGACCTGACCTGGGATGTTTCGGCCAGCTTTACCCATTACAAAGCAACAATCACTCGCCTGTCTGACAAGTTTGCCCCGGCCGGTTATGTATTTGCAAGCTACGACGGTAAAACCAAGGTAAAAATTGCCGAAGGTGAAGTAATCGGAAGTATTTACGAAGAAAACCCTGTCTTGCGGGTTAAAACCGGTAAATACGCCGGGATGCCGCTGTTGGACGGTGATGAAGGAAAGATTCAAAAATCCGGCGACGAAAGAGACCGCGGCAAATTGGGTAATTTCAACCCTGACTTTATTTTGGGGCTGAATACTACCCTTAAATATAAGCAGTTCACGCTTGGATTGGTAGGAAGCCTGCGCAAAGGCGGTAAGTATGTGTCGGTCAATCAGCAATATGCCGAATCAAACGGACGCGCCGTCACTACTCTGGGCTCAGGCCCGAACAACCCTTACTGGGTCGGTGGACGTGATGCCGAAAACGGCGGTTTGGTGTGGCCGGCCGAAGGGGCCAGTGAATACAAGGCCATCAATAATAACAATGACGATAAACGCTCCAATTTTCAGGATGCCAGCTACGTAAAAGGCGTATTCCTGAATCCGAACTACACCGGCGACCCGGCCAAAGCTACAGATGCCGATTACATCGTCAACGGAGCGGATCCTAAAAACACGTTCTACGATTTCCCTTACAACGGATACGGTGATATCATCTGGAATTTCTCGGCCACCAGAACCTACGATGCCACCAACTTTAAAATGAGAGAAATTACCCTCGCGTACACGTTGCCGAGAGCCCTTACCACCAAATACAACCTCAGCAACGTCACCTTCGCGCTGATCGGCAGAAACGTATTTCAGTGGAACGCTTCCGGTCGTAACGAAGACCCGGAGTCGGCCTTCTCGGGCGTAGGTACCAATCAGGGTATCCTCAGAGCTACCTTGCCCAGCATTCGTTCGTATGGCTTCAAGCTGTCTCTTGATTTTTAA
- a CDS encoding TetR/AcrR family transcriptional regulator — protein sequence MTDAKEHWIKIGYEIFAVSGENGLKIEVIARKIGISKSSFYHHFADLELFMEQLLSYHLKQSAIMAAKEKAANTIHPELIHILVEHKTDLLFNRQLRFNQQNESYKNTLLKSNQIIGNEFVKLWAKDLNLTLSQKQLEGLFELALENFFLQINPKNLHFDWLKQYFENLQKIARNFV from the coding sequence ATGACCGACGCAAAAGAACATTGGATAAAGATCGGCTACGAAATCTTTGCCGTTTCAGGGGAGAACGGATTGAAAATTGAGGTGATCGCCAGGAAGATCGGCATCAGCAAATCTTCGTTCTATCACCATTTTGCAGACCTTGAGCTGTTTATGGAACAGTTGCTCTCTTACCATTTAAAGCAGTCTGCGATTATGGCCGCAAAGGAAAAAGCCGCGAATACGATCCATCCCGAACTGATCCACATTCTGGTCGAACACAAAACAGACTTGCTTTTCAATAGGCAACTCCGCTTTAACCAACAGAACGAAAGTTACAAAAATACCCTTCTGAAGTCCAACCAAATCATTGGGAACGAGTTTGTGAAGCTCTGGGCCAAAGACCTTAACCTAACCCTTTCTCAAAAACAACTGGAAGGGCTTTTTGAACTGGCACTGGAAAACTTCTTTCTTCAGATCAACCCTAAAAACCTGCATTTCGATTGGCTCAAACAGTATTTTGAAAATCTGCAAAAGATAGCCCGAAACTTTGTGTGA
- a CDS encoding ligand-binding sensor domain-containing protein, with product MRSFLLKSVLTLLLFSVHPYGNGQSQPLSLYRDTAFWQEFHEVYPVDPTSPTSNEVRSIAVDQKGRVWIAAAAGMFVKKEGQSAWIPLPTDTGNGPAFTVALDTQNTAWFGTWEGVYRVTKDQLERIPGVEAPISVLCLTQAGIVAIGPKGMWRFDGQRFVKRPVEIPRSVRDAVTDADENLWLSTDVGLYCINKVEKTRIFRNTNELLSGYIKGSALDTQQHLWAGGLGGVSLLQKGKKVRTITPANGLPTVYVTCVKAAPDGTMWVGTEKGVVRYYRDGTHSLRFTRRWLLDDHVVDMDFDQNGNAWIATKKGVSAIKRKKMTLAQKNDYFHEVLLQRHIRAPWIAGQCRLEKAGDLSTWHPEDDDNDGEYTGNYLAMECFRYAATQSPDAKANAKKAFDFLKLLQEVTGTEGFFARTIVPTDWKYELHDENRTFTPPQLADELVKEPRFKPVEVRWRKSNDGQWLWKGDTSSDEMCGHMFGYYFYYELVADEAEKAVVRKHVARIVDYLIKHNYNFVDIDGKATRWSVWSPDQLNRDPEWAPDKNQNSMELLGFLKLAHHMTRDEKYQREYLRLIEKEHYLENMAQVVHQNPAWFIYFDVVLQAYIYPILLKCEKDPKRLAFYQKHMDEWFEKRKGDHNPLINFIYCYSRNKKVELAHSVDFLVDTPLDLIDWPIDHTQREDLKIVRTPVLEDQQVNILQPASLRMTVRWDKNPWTAAGGDPHREREPVFWQLPYWMGRYLGMIR from the coding sequence ATGAGATCGTTCCTCCTGAAAAGTGTTTTAACGCTCCTTCTTTTTTCCGTTCATCCGTACGGTAACGGACAGAGTCAACCCTTGTCTCTGTACCGAGATACTGCCTTTTGGCAGGAATTTCACGAGGTCTATCCCGTAGACCCGACCTCCCCGACCTCCAACGAGGTACGGAGTATTGCGGTCGATCAAAAGGGCCGGGTATGGATCGCTGCGGCAGCAGGTATGTTTGTGAAGAAAGAAGGCCAATCTGCCTGGATACCCCTGCCGACCGACACCGGCAACGGCCCGGCATTTACGGTGGCCCTCGATACCCAAAATACCGCGTGGTTTGGCACGTGGGAGGGCGTTTATCGGGTAACAAAAGATCAGCTCGAACGTATTCCGGGCGTGGAAGCCCCCATTTCGGTGCTTTGCCTTACCCAAGCCGGCATAGTGGCCATCGGTCCGAAAGGGATGTGGCGGTTCGACGGGCAGCGTTTTGTCAAACGGCCGGTCGAGATTCCCCGCTCAGTACGGGATGCCGTGACCGATGCCGACGAAAATCTTTGGCTATCGACCGACGTTGGATTATACTGTATTAATAAGGTAGAAAAAACCCGAATTTTCAGGAACACAAACGAACTTTTAAGCGGATATATCAAAGGTAGTGCATTGGACACCCAACAGCACCTCTGGGCGGGAGGATTGGGCGGGGTTTCTCTCCTTCAAAAAGGCAAAAAAGTACGAACGATCACTCCCGCCAACGGGCTGCCGACGGTCTACGTCACTTGCGTTAAAGCCGCACCCGACGGTACAATGTGGGTCGGAACCGAAAAAGGAGTGGTTCGTTACTACCGAGACGGTACCCATTCTCTGCGTTTTACGCGCCGGTGGCTGTTGGATGACCATGTCGTGGATATGGATTTTGACCAAAACGGCAATGCCTGGATCGCTACCAAAAAGGGAGTAAGCGCCATAAAACGTAAAAAAATGACGCTGGCGCAGAAGAATGATTATTTCCACGAAGTCCTTCTCCAACGCCATATCCGCGCTCCGTGGATCGCAGGGCAATGCCGATTGGAAAAAGCCGGCGACCTCAGCACTTGGCACCCCGAAGACGACGACAACGACGGCGAATACACCGGCAACTACCTCGCCATGGAATGCTTTCGGTACGCAGCTACCCAAAGCCCCGACGCTAAAGCCAACGCCAAAAAAGCCTTCGACTTTCTGAAACTATTACAGGAAGTAACCGGTACCGAAGGCTTTTTTGCCCGTACGATCGTACCGACCGACTGGAAATACGAACTCCACGACGAAAACCGAACCTTCACACCTCCGCAACTGGCCGATGAGTTGGTCAAAGAGCCGCGCTTTAAGCCCGTGGAGGTGCGCTGGCGCAAATCCAACGACGGCCAATGGCTCTGGAAAGGTGATACGAGCAGCGACGAAATGTGCGGACATATGTTCGGCTATTACTTTTACTACGAACTCGTAGCCGACGAGGCCGAAAAAGCCGTGGTGCGAAAGCACGTGGCACGCATCGTAGACTACCTTATCAAACACAATTACAACTTTGTCGATATAGACGGCAAGGCTACCCGCTGGTCGGTGTGGTCACCGGACCAACTCAACCGCGACCCCGAGTGGGCACCCGACAAAAACCAAAATTCGATGGAACTGCTGGGTTTTCTGAAACTGGCGCATCACATGACCCGCGACGAAAAATACCAACGCGAGTACCTGCGGCTCATCGAAAAAGAGCATTACCTGGAAAACATGGCCCAGGTGGTACACCAAAATCCGGCGTGGTTCATTTACTTCGACGTCGTATTGCAGGCGTATATCTATCCGATCTTATTAAAATGTGAGAAAGACCCGAAACGTCTGGCGTTCTACCAAAAACACATGGACGAATGGTTTGAAAAGCGCAAAGGCGATCATAATCCGCTCATCAACTTTATCTATTGTTATTCAAGAAACAAAAAGGTTGAGCTTGCCCATTCCGTTGACTTTTTGGTGGATACTCCGCTCGACCTGATCGACTGGCCCATCGACCATACCCAACGCGAAGACCTGAAGATCGTACGGACGCCCGTGTTGGAAGATCAACAGGTGAACATTCTCCAACCCGCCAGCCTCCGTATGACCGTCCGCTGGGACAAAAACCCCTGGACTGCCGCCGGCGGTGACCCGCACCGGGAGCGCGAACCCGTATTTTGGCAACTTCCCTACTGGATGGGCCGCTACCTCGGCATGATACGGTAG